One window of Microcoleus vaginatus PCC 9802 genomic DNA carries:
- a CDS encoding fimbrial assembly protein has product MYSLDINFLNDRPDYKPVAAAKSSTKKSSGGAKDQLPIYGAVLFAFGINAAVMGAWWWATNENTKLAAQQATIDQELAKLNTQASTIKAINAETDQVTAEYKALAGVFDQIKPWSAMLQDLSARTPAGVQIGKIEQIDPSPSPVAAAPPPPAATPAASPSPGASPSPASPTPAAAPPPVVPQQAAKVQISGIASTFAQVNDFMLLVQRSPFFLNTDTKLVAATLKNNPAQLQVRNQNAAPPELPKLRPVVEYKIETTLSPTGASELLPELRSKQADGLAIRIETLQEKGVLEPQKSEVKKQ; this is encoded by the coding sequence ATGTACAGCCTAGATATTAATTTTCTCAACGACCGTCCGGACTACAAACCCGTTGCAGCAGCCAAAAGCTCAACTAAAAAAAGTTCCGGTGGAGCCAAAGACCAACTGCCCATATATGGGGCGGTACTGTTTGCCTTTGGGATCAACGCCGCAGTCATGGGCGCCTGGTGGTGGGCGACTAACGAAAATACCAAATTAGCCGCACAACAAGCAACCATCGACCAAGAACTGGCAAAGTTAAACACTCAAGCCAGCACCATCAAAGCCATCAACGCCGAAACTGACCAAGTTACCGCCGAATACAAAGCATTAGCTGGAGTATTCGACCAAATTAAACCTTGGTCGGCGATGCTGCAAGACCTCAGTGCCCGTACTCCGGCGGGAGTGCAAATTGGCAAAATCGAGCAAATCGACCCGAGTCCCTCCCCCGTTGCAGCAGCACCCCCTCCCCCCGCAGCTACCCCCGCAGCCAGCCCGTCCCCAGGGGCGAGTCCGTCCCCAGCCAGCCCTACTCCGGCTGCTGCTCCCCCCCCCGTCGTCCCGCAGCAGGCAGCAAAAGTACAAATTTCAGGGATAGCCAGTACCTTTGCCCAAGTTAACGACTTTATGCTGCTAGTCCAGCGCTCTCCTTTCTTCCTCAACACCGATACCAAACTGGTAGCGGCCACATTAAAGAACAACCCCGCACAATTACAAGTACGCAACCAAAACGCAGCACCACCAGAACTTCCTAAACTGCGACCGGTGGTGGAATATAAAATTGAAACGACGCTCAGCCCGACTGGGGCCTCCGAGTTGCTCCCCGAGCTCCGCAGCAAGCAAGCAGACGGGCTAGCAATACGGATAGAAACACTTCAAGAAAAAGGAGTGCTAGAACCACAAAAATCAGAGGTGAAAAAACAATGA
- a CDS encoding pilus assembly protein PilO encodes MTANQFIPSGAQAEETGAQEIFGIKLTPQVQAIGIAVLGLGIAGYLGYQFVLPEFQKSGEFKQKLSESQQTQLQLQSQIQKKAEAEAKQEEAKQRRANVTAMFASDASANTLLLDMTQLVNRINAGVQGDDLKAKITKFEPDMPPAAATAAPGAPDPDILADTSFGPSLAGKLRRKKFKVEFEGTFAQTRNFMRNLELMQSLLVVRNLKSELLASNQPIEVDFLKGKIVPVEQPPTKIKTAFDLHALLPLKQEEKPPTPAPSPGAK; translated from the coding sequence ATGACAGCAAATCAGTTTATTCCCAGCGGCGCACAAGCAGAAGAGACAGGGGCTCAGGAAATATTCGGCATTAAGCTGACACCCCAAGTCCAAGCAATCGGCATCGCCGTTCTCGGTCTCGGAATTGCGGGGTACCTAGGCTACCAGTTCGTACTGCCAGAATTCCAAAAAAGCGGCGAATTCAAGCAAAAACTTAGCGAAAGCCAGCAAACGCAACTGCAATTGCAAAGTCAAATTCAAAAAAAGGCAGAAGCAGAAGCAAAGCAAGAAGAAGCAAAACAGCGTCGGGCAAACGTGACGGCAATGTTTGCCAGCGACGCCAGCGCCAACACGCTTTTGCTTGACATGACCCAACTGGTTAATAGAATCAACGCCGGCGTGCAAGGAGATGACCTCAAGGCTAAAATTACCAAATTTGAGCCGGATATGCCCCCAGCAGCAGCAACCGCCGCGCCCGGAGCTCCAGACCCTGATATTCTGGCGGATACCTCCTTCGGGCCGTCCCTGGCTGGCAAGCTCAGACGCAAAAAATTTAAGGTAGAGTTTGAAGGCACTTTCGCTCAAACCCGCAATTTTATGCGTAACTTGGAGTTGATGCAGTCGCTGTTGGTAGTGAGGAATTTGAAATCTGAATTGCTAGCATCAAATCAGCCAATTGAAGTTGATTTTTTGAAAGGTAAAATAGTTCCTGTGGAGCAGCCACCAACTAAAATTAAAACTGCTTTTGACTTGCACGCCCTGCTGCCGTTAAAGCAAGAAGAAAAACCGCCAACTCCAGCTCCAAGTCCTGGTGCTAAGTAG
- the pilM gene encoding type IV pilus assembly protein PilM, with protein MVNFFKGLLSQRQPGIGIEIAPDRINIIQLEKKAQALKLGILASIEVPEDYVQEGQIVDPPGMAELIKAVLAENKIKAKRVATAIPGREAVIRLIPVPAELNEEELRDYMNAEAGLYLPFPREDADVDYQKIGLFVDDDGVEKVQVVLVATRREVTDTYIETFKEAGLIIDVLEVTSFALIRTLKDQLQQFSSQEAAVLTAIEFDSTELAIVVDGIPQFNRTIPIGTYQIQTALNQAMNLPPTRDTSELQGMTLPVTDTMGASGDANPGTNAMIKVLGELADELRRSVDFYLNQSEELEVAQLLLAGPGAAIGKLDEFFMQRLSLPASQVDPIETLGLEISQEITPEQRAGLGVALGLGLREVM; from the coding sequence CATCATTCAGCTCGAAAAGAAAGCTCAGGCATTAAAATTAGGCATCCTAGCCTCCATAGAAGTTCCAGAAGACTATGTACAAGAAGGACAAATAGTCGATCCGCCTGGAATGGCAGAACTAATAAAAGCCGTCCTCGCCGAAAACAAAATCAAAGCCAAGCGAGTAGCCACAGCCATTCCCGGCCGCGAAGCCGTCATCCGCCTCATCCCAGTTCCCGCAGAGCTCAACGAAGAAGAACTGCGGGATTACATGAATGCAGAAGCAGGACTGTACTTGCCGTTTCCCAGAGAAGACGCCGACGTAGACTATCAAAAAATAGGCCTATTTGTAGATGACGACGGAGTAGAAAAAGTGCAAGTCGTGTTAGTAGCCACCCGCAGAGAAGTTACCGACACATACATCGAAACCTTCAAAGAAGCCGGACTGATTATAGACGTGCTAGAAGTAACCAGTTTTGCCCTAATCCGCACCCTCAAAGACCAACTGCAACAATTTTCGTCCCAAGAAGCCGCAGTTCTCACCGCCATAGAATTTGACAGCACCGAGTTAGCTATAGTAGTGGACGGTATACCTCAGTTCAACCGTACCATCCCGATCGGCACCTACCAAATCCAGACCGCCCTCAACCAAGCCATGAACCTGCCGCCAACCAGAGACACCAGCGAACTGCAAGGCATGACCCTGCCAGTCACAGATACAATGGGGGCATCGGGAGACGCCAATCCCGGCACAAATGCGATGATAAAAGTATTGGGAGAACTAGCAGACGAACTGCGCCGCTCAGTAGACTTTTACCTCAACCAGAGCGAAGAACTCGAAGTAGCGCAACTGCTGCTAGCAGGCCCGGGAGCTGCGATCGGCAAACTAGACGAATTTTTTATGCAAAGATTAAGCTTGCCCGCATCTCAAGTCGATCCCATCGAAACCCTAGGACTCGAAATCAGCCAAGAAATTACCCCAGAACAGCGAGCAGGTTTAGGAGTCGCCCTAGGTTTAGGACTGAGGGAGGTTATGTGA